Proteins from a single region of Primulina tabacum isolate GXHZ01 chromosome 5, ASM2559414v2, whole genome shotgun sequence:
- the LOC142547032 gene encoding putative LRR receptor-like serine/threonine-protein kinase At1g67720: MSTSIFLLWLVSIPFTIHATPQPKGYLLNCGSNHGVEEGQIEYVSDDEYISVGNKTTLDRPDILPRLQTLRYFPNAKARKYCYTFPVIKGGKYLVKTIYYYGGFDGGTEPPVFDQIIDGTKWSTVNTTEDYAVGGTSYYEAIFMAQNKFLSVCLARNEHTAVGSSPFISSLEVYNLDDSVYNSTNFEKYALATVARSSFGSGGDIISYPDDSFNRYWHPFTDDNPYVSSQVSVDPLKFWNNPPQMAFLSALTTSRGKTLTLKWPPYSLSNGHYYIALYFQDNRSPSPFSWRVFDVHVNGQIFYQDLNVTDDGENVFGTEWPLNGQTEISLVPKNGIPVGPLINAGEVLQIFPLRGRTVTRDVVAMEDLRLALKNPPEDWVGDPCLPRGNSWTGVSCSEGDVIRVISLNLTGFGLSGSLPESISNLTALRLLLLGDNSLSGSLPDLRALQSLEILHLENNQIEGPFPNSLAELPNLREAFLQNNRFNGSISEELNNKDGSIKIQW; encoded by the exons ATGTCCACCTCCATCTTCCTCCTTTGGCTGGTGAGCATCCCCTTCACAATCCATGCCACCCCACAACCTAAAG GTTACCTCCTAAATTGTGGCTCAAACCATGGTGTAGAAGAAGGACAGATCGAATATGTCTCAGATGATGAATATATATCAGTTGGAAACAAAACAACCTTAGATAGACCAGACATTTTGCCAAGATTACAGACTCTCAGGTATTTTCCCAACGCAAAAGCAAGAAAATACTGCTATACTTTTCCTGTGATCAAGGGTGGGAAATATCTTGTGAAGACTATATATTACTACGGAGGATTCGATGGTGGGACCGAACCACCTGTGTTCGATCAAATCATTGATGGTACAAAGTGGAGCACTGTGAATACCACAGAGGATTACGCGGTGGGGGGAACCTCGTACTATGAAGCCATTTTCATGGCTCAGAATAAGTTCCTGAGTGTTTGTCTTGCAAGAAACGAGCACACTGCTGTTGGTTCCAGCCCTTTCATTTCATCTCTTGAAGTATATAATCTTGATGATTCTGTTTATAATTCGACCAACTTTGAGAAATACGCGTTAGCCACTGTTGCAAGAAGCTCTTTTGGCTCTGGCGGAGACATCATTAG TTATCCAGATGACAGTTTCAATCGGTACTGGCACCCTTTCACCGATGACAATCCATATGTCTCGAGTCAAGTCAGCGTAGACCCTTTGAAATTTTGGAATAATCCACCACAGATGGCCTTTTTGTCAGCACTAACAACGAGTAGAGGCAAAACTCTTACGCTGAAATGGCCACCATATTCCCTCTCCAATGGACACTACTACATTGCACTTTATTTCCAAGATAATCGATCCCCGAGCCCGTTTAGCTGGAGAGTTTTTGATGTTCATGTGAATGGACAAATATTCTACCAAGATTTGAATGTAACAGACGATGGTGAGAATGTTTTCGGGACAGAATGGCCACTTAACGGGCAAACTGAGATATCTCTTGTTCCCAAAAATGGCATTCCTGTTGGGCCATTGATCAATGCTGGTGAAGTTCTTCAGATTTTCCCACTTAGAGGAAGAACTGTGACAAGAGATG TGGTGGCAATGGAAGACTTGAGACTTGCACTGAAAAATCCTCCAGAAGATTGGGTCGGGGATCCATGCTTGCCTAGAGGAAATTCATGGACTGGAGTTTCATGCTCAGAAGGAGATGTTATTCGAGTTATCTCTTT GAATCTGACAGGCTTCGGATTGTCCGGATCACTGCCAGAAAGTATATCCAACCTTACTGCACTCAGGCTTCT TTTGCTTGGGGACAACAGCCTTTCAGGTTCATTACCTGATTTGAGAGCACTGCAGTCTTTAGAAATTCT GCATTTGGAGAACAACCAAATTGAAGGGCCATTCCCAAACTCACTTGCTGAACTACCTAATCTTCGTGAAGC ATTCTTACAGAACAACAGGTTCAATGGTAGCATCTCCGAGGAACTGAATAACAAAGATGGCTCCATCAAAATTCA GTGGTGA